A stretch of Gossypium hirsutum isolate 1008001.06 chromosome A06, Gossypium_hirsutum_v2.1, whole genome shotgun sequence DNA encodes these proteins:
- the LOC121230889 gene encoding homeobox-DDT domain protein RLT1 isoform X3, whose product MEAGSEGENNQINNPNKNVSSPNEGNVKPKRQMKTPFQLEALEKAYALETYPSEATRAELSEKLGLTDRQLQMWFCHRRLKEKKDTPTKKPRKVAALPPESPIDELRAGPGPDYGSGSGSGSSPNMDTRKLGGSSSRGMTEDVQTVRRYYESQQSIMELRAIACVEAQLGEPLRDDGPMLGMEFDPLPPDAFGAIPEPHNRPGHPYESKVYERNDGRSSKVAARAFHEYQFLPEHSSLRSDAYGLVSQSHFHESPVSGVRGRASPFVHGEEPLSRIHGIQERESFTNGRNAPSICHPVLGSEDSYMLSAEQSLNNDADPRIDRKRKVSSLSDETRIAKEVEAHENRIRKELEKLDHKRRKSEERMRKEMERLERERRKEEERLMREKQREEERTQREQKREMERRQKFLQKEYLRAEKKRQKEELRREREEERRRVAREKATARKIAKESMDLLEDEQLELMELAAARKGIYSIIHLEHDTLQNLESFRDSLSVFPPKSVQLKGPFDIQPWIDSEENVGNLLMAWRFLITFADILRLWPFTLDEFVQAFHDYDSRLLGEIHVAILRSIIKDIEDVARTPATGLGMNQYCSANPEGGHLQIVEGAYSWGFDIRNWQHHLNPLTWPEIFRQLAISAGFGPQLKKQNATWTYTGDNDEGKGCADVVSTLRNGSAAENAFALMREKGLLLPRRSRHRLTPGTVKFAAFHVLSLEGSKGLTVLELADKIQKSGLRDLTTSKTPEASISVALTRDGKLFERIAPSTYCVRPAYRKDPADAEAILATARRKIRQFENGFLGGEDADEVERDEVERDDVERDEESECDVDEDPEVDDIATPSNANKDADYPKNEVNTCLGSKNFHASADDELDVPAEFDKDFPPFPSNTVKVDNDPSNTGQYVASEENGTGNPDQQNIEIDESESGESWIQGLSEGEYSHLSVEERLNALVALIGIANEGNSIRAVLEDRLEAANALKKQMWAEAQLDKSRLKEECIIKMDFPPVMGIKTEAQLPNSAVEGSRSPFPVADNKNDEASPSIPEDQKPLLCSQNVQNDLNSYPAERALVLQDASMGPENFCAQQHGYASKRSRSQLKSYIAHRAEEMYVYRSLPLGQDRRRNRYWQFVASASKNDPCSGQIFVELHDRKWRLIDSEEAFDALLASLDARGIRESHLRIMLRKIESSFKENVRRNLHSARAMGRSGNSSENEASEIDSGPDFSGSFDSPRNGICGLNSDASETLPCFKIQLGRNENERKSAMKRYQDFQRWMWNECYNSSTLCAMKYEKKRCTQLLAVCDTCLGSHMPEDVHCSYCHQTFRAFNNNFNFYDHEIRCKENRKLDNKDKHTLDSSLPMGINLLKSFCALVEVSIPPEALDSMWAEGQRKMWGRKLNASSSADELLKLLTQLESAIKRDYLSSNFETTKELLGSSLQSENDSSTVSVLPWIPQTTPAVALRLLELDSSIMYVKPEKVEPPENREARASYIKLPSRTSLFIKNKELGLKELDQDEPMKENFTDLSNSKRSSYKRGRGAREQGSGRKWQRKGSGSKSDAGKQSVRENNNLSFQLKQQSQRTGQSSGHGRRTVRKRAESRAANSTTMARMSDVVKPKADAISVRDLDEEWRAERFGMMATVNPPDSNSTEEESDDDGQGEGYGQGNWELDLNGASNGWSREPMEASYEEDDAYEDDNGIEQVVEEESDGDLEMSDASDDVPNETRNDDVLDSADSEDYSD is encoded by the exons atggaGGCTGGTTCAGAAGGTGAGAATAATCAGATCAATAATCCGAATAAGAATGTTAGTAGTCCCAATGAAGGCAACGTTAAGCCTAAACGACAAATGAAGACTCCGTTTCAACTCGAAGCTCTGGAGAAAGCTTATGCTC TGGAGACTTATCCATCGGAAGCGACGCGAGCGGAATTGTCGGAGAAATTGGGATTAACGGATCGGCAGTTACAGATGTGGTTTTGTCACCGGAGATTGAAAGAAAAGAAGGATACTCCTACGAAAAAACCGCGAAAAGTTGCTGCGTTACCGCCAGAATCTCCAATCGATGAGTtgcgggccgggccgggcccggacTATGGATCAGGGTCAGGTTCGGGGTCAAGTCCAAATATGGACACAAGGAAGTTGGGGGGAAGCTCTTCTCGAGGGATGACGGAGGATGTGCAGACAGTTAGGAGGTATTATGAGTCACAACAGTCGATAATGGAGCTCAGAGCAATTGCTTGTGTGGAGGCACAGTTGGGAGAGCCATTGCGAGATGATGGACCTATGCTCGGCATGGAGTTCGATCCATTGCCTCCTGATGCTTTTGGAG CAATTCCCGAGCCACATAATAGGCCTGGACATCCTTACGAGAGCAAAGTATACGAGCGAAATGATGGCCGGTCAAGCAAA GTTGCTGCAAGGGCTTTTCATGAGTATCAGTTTCTTCCAGAGCATTCAAGTCTTAGATCTGATGCATATGGACTTGTTAGTCAGTCTCATTTTCATGAATCCCCAGTCAGTGGTGTGAGGGGTAGAGCTTCACCGTTTGTGCATGGAGAGGAACCATTGTCCAGGATTCATGGCATTCAAG AAAGGGAATCATTTACAAATGGGAGAAATGCTCCGTCTATTTGCCATCCGGTGTTGGGGTCTGAAGATTCATATATGCTGTCTGCTGAGCAATCCTTGAATAATGATGCTGATCCACGGATCGATAGGAAACGCAAGGTGTCTAGCTTG aGTGATGAAACTAGAATTGCAAAGGAAGTTGAGGCACATGAGAACAGGATTCGTAAAGAGCTTGAGAAACTAGACCATAAAAGGCGAAAG AGTGAAGAGAGGATGAGGAAAGAAATGGAAAGGCTTGAACGTGAAAGAAggaaggaagaagagaggttGATGCGTGAGAAGCAGCGGGAAGAAGAGAGAACACAACGAGAGCAGAAACGTGAAATGGAAAGAAGACAAAAGTTTTTGCAGAAAGAATACTTGAGA GCTGAGAAAAAGAGACAAAAGGAAGAGCTGCGAAGAGAGAGAGAGGAGGAGAGACGTAGAGTTGCCAGGGAAAAGGCAACTGCACGGAAAATTGCTAAAGAGTCTATGGATCTTCTTGAAGATGAACAGCTAGAACTCATGGAGTTGGCTGCTGCTAGGAAGGGAATATACTCAATTATTCATCTAGAACATGATACCTTGCAAAATCTTGAGTCATTTAGAG ATTCATTAAGCGTGTTCCCGCCCAAGTCTGTGCAATTGAAAGGACCATTTGACATTCAACCGTGGATTGATTCAGAGGAGAATGTTGGGAATCTTCTCATG GCATGGAGATTTTTGATTACTTTTGCTGATATTCTCAGACTATGGCCTTTTACTCTTGATGAGTTTGTCCAAGCTTTTCATGACTAT GATTCAAGGTTGTTGGGTGAGATTCATGTTGCTATTTTGAGATCAATAATAAAAGATATTGAAGATGTTGCAAGAACACCAGCAACTGGATTAGGGATGAATCAGTACTGTTCTGCCAACCCTGAAGGTGGACACCTTCAGATTGTTGAAGGG GCATATTCCTGGGGTTTTGACATCCGGAATTGGCAGCATCACTTGAATCCACTGACATGGCCTGAAATTTTCCGGCAATTAGCAATCTCTGCTGGTTTTGGACCTCAGTTGAAGAAACAAAATGCAACATGGACATACACGGGTGATAATGATGAG GGTAAAGGTTGTGCTGATGTAGTTTCTACTCTACGCAATGGTTCAGCAGCTGAGAATGCATTTGCATTGATGCGAGAGAAGGGTCTGTTACTTCCTAGGAGATCGAGGCATCGTTTGACACCTGGAACTGTCAAATTTGCAGCTTTTCATGTTCTTTCGCTGGAGGGAAGCAAAGGATTAACAGTTCTAGAACTTGCAGATAAGATTCAG AAATCTGGACTTCGGGACCTTACAACAAGCAAGACTCCGGAGGCTTCTATTTCAGTTGCTTTGACAAGGGATGGAAAGCTCTTTGAAAGAATAGCTCCTTCAACTTATTGTGTACGACCTGCCTATAGGAAAGATCCCGCTGATGCAGAGGCCATACTAGCAACTGCAAGGAGAAAGATTCGGCAATTTGAGAATGGATTTCTAGGTGGAGAAGATGCTGATGAAGTTGAAAGAGATGAGGTGGAAAGAGATGATGTTGAAAGAGATGAAGAATCTGAATGTGATGTTGATGAGGATCCTGAAGTTGATGATATAGCTACTCCTTCAAATGCAAACAAAGATGCTGACTACCCTAAGAATGAAGTAAATACTTGTTTAGGAAGTAAAAATTTCCATGCCTCAGCTGATGATGAATTGGATGTTCCGGCTGAATTCGATAAGGATTTCCCACCTTTCCCTTCAAATACTGTGAAGGTTGACAATGATCCAAGTAATACTGGACAATATGTTGCCAGTGAGGAGAATGGAACAGGCAATCCTGATCAACAGAATATTGAAATTGATGAAAGTGAGTCTGGTGAGTCGTGGATTCAGGGTCTTTCAGAAGGTGAATATTCTCATCTTAGTGTCGAGGAGCGCCTTAATGCCCTTGTTGCCTTAATTGGTATTGCAAATGAAGGGAACTCTATTCGTGCTGTGCTTGAG GATCGTCTGGAAGCAGCAAATGCTCTTAAAAAGCAAATGTGGGCTGAGGCTCAGCTTGACAAAAGTCGTCTGAAGGAAGAATGTATAATTAAAATGGATTTTCCACCTGTCATGGGAATCAAGACTGAAGCTCAACTGCCTAATTCTGCCGTGGAAGGCAGCCGAAGTCCATTTCCTGTTGCTGATAATAAAAATGATGAGGCATCTCCAAGCATTCCAGAAGACCAAAAACCCTTGCTATGTTCACAAAATGTTCAAAATGACCTCAATAGTTATCCTGCTGAAAGGGCCTTGGTACTTCAAGATGCCTCCATGGGTCCAGAAAACTTCTGTGCTCAGCAGCATGGATATGCTTCGAAAAGATCACGCTCACAGTTGAAATCATACATAGCCCACAGAGCGGAAGAGATGTATGTATACAGGTCCTTACCTCTTGGCCAAGATCGTAGGCGAAATAGATACTGGCAGTTTGTTGCTTCTGCTTCTAAAAATGATCCTTGTTCCGGCCAGATATTCGTTGAACTACATGACAGAAAATGGAGGCTGATTGATTCTGAAGAG GCTTTTGATGCTCTCTTGGCATCTTTGGATGCACGAGGAATCAGGGAATCTCATTTACGGATAATGTTGCGAAAGATTGAATCCTCCTTCAAAGAAAATGTTCGTAGGAACTTGCACTCTGCCAGGGCTATGGGCCGAAGTGGAAACTCCTCTGAGAATGAAGCTTCTGAAATTGATTCCGGTCCTGATTTTAGTGGCAGTTTTGACAGTCCTCGTAATGGGATCTGTGGGTTGAATTCTGATGCATCAGAGACATTACCTTGTTTCAAAATTCAGCTTGggagaaatgaaaatgagagaaAGTCGGCCATGAAAAGGTATCAAGATTTCCAGAGGTGGATGTGGAATGAATGTTACAATTCCTCGACTTTGTGTGCCATGAAATATGAAAAGAAGAGATGTACGCAGCTATTGGCTGTTTGTGATACTTGCCTTGGCTCTCATATGCCGGAGGATGTGCATTGTAGTTACTGCCACCAGACGTTTCGCGcctttaacaataattttaatttctatgatCATGAGATTCGGTGCAAAGAAAACAGGAAGCTAGACAACAAGGATAAACATACTCTCGATTCTTCTCTCCCCATGGGAATCAACTTACTAAAGTCCTTTTGTGCTCTAGTTGAG GTATCTATTCCGCCAGAAGCCCTTGATTCAATGTGGGCGGAGGGCCAGCGAAAGATGTGGGGCAGGAAGCTTAATGCATCTTCTTCCGCAGATGAACTCCTAAAG CTGTTGACACAGCTTGAGAGTGCCATAAAACGAGATTATTTATCGTCCAACTTTGAAACAACAAAGGAGTTATTGGGTTCTAGTCTTCAGTCGGAGAATGATTCTTCTACTGTTTCTGTGCTTCCATGGATACCCCAAACCACTCCAGCTGTAGCTTTAAGGCTTTTGGAGCTTGATTCGTCCATCATGTATGTAAAACCAGAGAAAGTCGAGCCTCCGGAGAACAGGGAAGCTAGAGCATCATATATA AAGCTTCCTTCGAGAACctctcttttcatcaagaataaAGAGCTTGGATTAAAAGAGCTAGACCAAGATGAGCCTATGAAAGAAAACTTTACCGACCTGAGTAACAGTAAACGCAGCAGCTATAAACGGGGAAGAGGCGCTCGTGAGCAAGGATCTGGTAGAAAGTGGCAGAGGAAAGGTTCTGGTTCCAAATCTGATGCCGGCAAGCAAAGTGTTAGAGAAAACAATAATTTAAGTTTCCAGCTCAAACAACAGAGCCAAAGAACTGGTCAGAGTTCTGGACATGGCCGTCGAACAGTTAGAAAGAGAGCTGAAAGTAGAGCTGCTAATAGTACAACCATGGCTCGGATGAGTGATGTGGTTAAACCAAAGGCTGATGCGATATCTGTACGAGATTTGGATGAAGAATGGAGGGCTGAAAGATTTGGGATGATGGCAACTGTAAATCCTCCTGATAGTAACAGTACGGAAGAGGAGTCAGATGACGATGGGCAAGGTGAAGGATACGGACAAGGAAACTGGGAGCTAGATCTTAATGGTGCCTCTAATGGGTGGAGTCGAGAACCGATGGAAGCTAGCTATGAAGAGGATGATGCTTATGAAGATGATAATGGCATTGAACAGGTGGTAGAAGAAGAATCCGATGGCGATTTGGAGATGAGTGATGCATCAGATGATGTCCCAAATGAAACTAGAAACGATGATGTCTTGGACTCGGCAGATTCCGAAGATTATAGTGATTAA
- the LOC121230889 gene encoding homeobox-DDT domain protein RLT1 isoform X1 encodes MEAGSEGENNQINNPNKNVSSPNEGNVKPKRQMKTPFQLEALEKAYALETYPSEATRAELSEKLGLTDRQLQMWFCHRRLKEKKDTPTKKPRKVAALPPESPIDELRAGPGPDYGSGSGSGSSPNMDTRKLGGSSSRGMTEDVQTVRRYYESQQSIMELRAIACVEAQLGEPLRDDGPMLGMEFDPLPPDAFGAIPEPHNRPGHPYESKVYERNDGRSSKVAARAFHEYQFLPEHSSLRSDAYGLVSQSHFHESPVSGVRGRASPFVHGEEPLSRIHGIQGHGSRARVLPQQGIIPSSSHVADDSLAERESFTNGRNAPSICHPVLGSEDSYMLSAEQSLNNDADPRIDRKRKVSSLSDETRIAKEVEAHENRIRKELEKLDHKRRKSEERMRKEMERLERERRKEEERLMREKQREEERTQREQKREMERRQKFLQKEYLRAEKKRQKEELRREREEERRRVAREKATARKIAKESMDLLEDEQLELMELAAARKGIYSIIHLEHDTLQNLESFRDSLSVFPPKSVQLKGPFDIQPWIDSEENVGNLLMAWRFLITFADILRLWPFTLDEFVQAFHDYDSRLLGEIHVAILRSIIKDIEDVARTPATGLGMNQYCSANPEGGHLQIVEGAYSWGFDIRNWQHHLNPLTWPEIFRQLAISAGFGPQLKKQNATWTYTGDNDEGKGCADVVSTLRNGSAAENAFALMREKGLLLPRRSRHRLTPGTVKFAAFHVLSLEGSKGLTVLELADKIQKSGLRDLTTSKTPEASISVALTRDGKLFERIAPSTYCVRPAYRKDPADAEAILATARRKIRQFENGFLGGEDADEVERDEVERDDVERDEESECDVDEDPEVDDIATPSNANKDADYPKNEVNTCLGSKNFHASADDELDVPAEFDKDFPPFPSNTVKVDNDPSNTGQYVASEENGTGNPDQQNIEIDESESGESWIQGLSEGEYSHLSVEERLNALVALIGIANEGNSIRAVLEDRLEAANALKKQMWAEAQLDKSRLKEECIIKMDFPPVMGIKTEAQLPNSAVEGSRSPFPVADNKNDEASPSIPEDQKPLLCSQNVQNDLNSYPAERALVLQDASMGPENFCAQQHGYASKRSRSQLKSYIAHRAEEMYVYRSLPLGQDRRRNRYWQFVASASKNDPCSGQIFVELHDRKWRLIDSEEAFDALLASLDARGIRESHLRIMLRKIESSFKENVRRNLHSARAMGRSGNSSENEASEIDSGPDFSGSFDSPRNGICGLNSDASETLPCFKIQLGRNENERKSAMKRYQDFQRWMWNECYNSSTLCAMKYEKKRCTQLLAVCDTCLGSHMPEDVHCSYCHQTFRAFNNNFNFYDHEIRCKENRKLDNKDKHTLDSSLPMGINLLKSFCALVEVSIPPEALDSMWAEGQRKMWGRKLNASSSADELLKLLTQLESAIKRDYLSSNFETTKELLGSSLQSENDSSTVSVLPWIPQTTPAVALRLLELDSSIMYVKPEKVEPPENREARASYIKLPSRTSLFIKNKELGLKELDQDEPMKENFTDLSNSKRSSYKRGRGAREQGSGRKWQRKGSGSKSDAGKQSVRENNNLSFQLKQQSQRTGQSSGHGRRTVRKRAESRAANSTTMARMSDVVKPKADAISVRDLDEEWRAERFGMMATVNPPDSNSTEEESDDDGQGEGYGQGNWELDLNGASNGWSREPMEASYEEDDAYEDDNGIEQVVEEESDGDLEMSDASDDVPNETRNDDVLDSADSEDYSD; translated from the exons atggaGGCTGGTTCAGAAGGTGAGAATAATCAGATCAATAATCCGAATAAGAATGTTAGTAGTCCCAATGAAGGCAACGTTAAGCCTAAACGACAAATGAAGACTCCGTTTCAACTCGAAGCTCTGGAGAAAGCTTATGCTC TGGAGACTTATCCATCGGAAGCGACGCGAGCGGAATTGTCGGAGAAATTGGGATTAACGGATCGGCAGTTACAGATGTGGTTTTGTCACCGGAGATTGAAAGAAAAGAAGGATACTCCTACGAAAAAACCGCGAAAAGTTGCTGCGTTACCGCCAGAATCTCCAATCGATGAGTtgcgggccgggccgggcccggacTATGGATCAGGGTCAGGTTCGGGGTCAAGTCCAAATATGGACACAAGGAAGTTGGGGGGAAGCTCTTCTCGAGGGATGACGGAGGATGTGCAGACAGTTAGGAGGTATTATGAGTCACAACAGTCGATAATGGAGCTCAGAGCAATTGCTTGTGTGGAGGCACAGTTGGGAGAGCCATTGCGAGATGATGGACCTATGCTCGGCATGGAGTTCGATCCATTGCCTCCTGATGCTTTTGGAG CAATTCCCGAGCCACATAATAGGCCTGGACATCCTTACGAGAGCAAAGTATACGAGCGAAATGATGGCCGGTCAAGCAAA GTTGCTGCAAGGGCTTTTCATGAGTATCAGTTTCTTCCAGAGCATTCAAGTCTTAGATCTGATGCATATGGACTTGTTAGTCAGTCTCATTTTCATGAATCCCCAGTCAGTGGTGTGAGGGGTAGAGCTTCACCGTTTGTGCATGGAGAGGAACCATTGTCCAGGATTCATGGCATTCAAGGTCATGGATCTCGAGCTCGCGTGTTACCTCAGCAAGGAATAATTCCTTCATCATCTCATGTGGCTGATGATTCTCTTGCAGAAAGGGAATCATTTACAAATGGGAGAAATGCTCCGTCTATTTGCCATCCGGTGTTGGGGTCTGAAGATTCATATATGCTGTCTGCTGAGCAATCCTTGAATAATGATGCTGATCCACGGATCGATAGGAAACGCAAGGTGTCTAGCTTG aGTGATGAAACTAGAATTGCAAAGGAAGTTGAGGCACATGAGAACAGGATTCGTAAAGAGCTTGAGAAACTAGACCATAAAAGGCGAAAG AGTGAAGAGAGGATGAGGAAAGAAATGGAAAGGCTTGAACGTGAAAGAAggaaggaagaagagaggttGATGCGTGAGAAGCAGCGGGAAGAAGAGAGAACACAACGAGAGCAGAAACGTGAAATGGAAAGAAGACAAAAGTTTTTGCAGAAAGAATACTTGAGA GCTGAGAAAAAGAGACAAAAGGAAGAGCTGCGAAGAGAGAGAGAGGAGGAGAGACGTAGAGTTGCCAGGGAAAAGGCAACTGCACGGAAAATTGCTAAAGAGTCTATGGATCTTCTTGAAGATGAACAGCTAGAACTCATGGAGTTGGCTGCTGCTAGGAAGGGAATATACTCAATTATTCATCTAGAACATGATACCTTGCAAAATCTTGAGTCATTTAGAG ATTCATTAAGCGTGTTCCCGCCCAAGTCTGTGCAATTGAAAGGACCATTTGACATTCAACCGTGGATTGATTCAGAGGAGAATGTTGGGAATCTTCTCATG GCATGGAGATTTTTGATTACTTTTGCTGATATTCTCAGACTATGGCCTTTTACTCTTGATGAGTTTGTCCAAGCTTTTCATGACTAT GATTCAAGGTTGTTGGGTGAGATTCATGTTGCTATTTTGAGATCAATAATAAAAGATATTGAAGATGTTGCAAGAACACCAGCAACTGGATTAGGGATGAATCAGTACTGTTCTGCCAACCCTGAAGGTGGACACCTTCAGATTGTTGAAGGG GCATATTCCTGGGGTTTTGACATCCGGAATTGGCAGCATCACTTGAATCCACTGACATGGCCTGAAATTTTCCGGCAATTAGCAATCTCTGCTGGTTTTGGACCTCAGTTGAAGAAACAAAATGCAACATGGACATACACGGGTGATAATGATGAG GGTAAAGGTTGTGCTGATGTAGTTTCTACTCTACGCAATGGTTCAGCAGCTGAGAATGCATTTGCATTGATGCGAGAGAAGGGTCTGTTACTTCCTAGGAGATCGAGGCATCGTTTGACACCTGGAACTGTCAAATTTGCAGCTTTTCATGTTCTTTCGCTGGAGGGAAGCAAAGGATTAACAGTTCTAGAACTTGCAGATAAGATTCAG AAATCTGGACTTCGGGACCTTACAACAAGCAAGACTCCGGAGGCTTCTATTTCAGTTGCTTTGACAAGGGATGGAAAGCTCTTTGAAAGAATAGCTCCTTCAACTTATTGTGTACGACCTGCCTATAGGAAAGATCCCGCTGATGCAGAGGCCATACTAGCAACTGCAAGGAGAAAGATTCGGCAATTTGAGAATGGATTTCTAGGTGGAGAAGATGCTGATGAAGTTGAAAGAGATGAGGTGGAAAGAGATGATGTTGAAAGAGATGAAGAATCTGAATGTGATGTTGATGAGGATCCTGAAGTTGATGATATAGCTACTCCTTCAAATGCAAACAAAGATGCTGACTACCCTAAGAATGAAGTAAATACTTGTTTAGGAAGTAAAAATTTCCATGCCTCAGCTGATGATGAATTGGATGTTCCGGCTGAATTCGATAAGGATTTCCCACCTTTCCCTTCAAATACTGTGAAGGTTGACAATGATCCAAGTAATACTGGACAATATGTTGCCAGTGAGGAGAATGGAACAGGCAATCCTGATCAACAGAATATTGAAATTGATGAAAGTGAGTCTGGTGAGTCGTGGATTCAGGGTCTTTCAGAAGGTGAATATTCTCATCTTAGTGTCGAGGAGCGCCTTAATGCCCTTGTTGCCTTAATTGGTATTGCAAATGAAGGGAACTCTATTCGTGCTGTGCTTGAG GATCGTCTGGAAGCAGCAAATGCTCTTAAAAAGCAAATGTGGGCTGAGGCTCAGCTTGACAAAAGTCGTCTGAAGGAAGAATGTATAATTAAAATGGATTTTCCACCTGTCATGGGAATCAAGACTGAAGCTCAACTGCCTAATTCTGCCGTGGAAGGCAGCCGAAGTCCATTTCCTGTTGCTGATAATAAAAATGATGAGGCATCTCCAAGCATTCCAGAAGACCAAAAACCCTTGCTATGTTCACAAAATGTTCAAAATGACCTCAATAGTTATCCTGCTGAAAGGGCCTTGGTACTTCAAGATGCCTCCATGGGTCCAGAAAACTTCTGTGCTCAGCAGCATGGATATGCTTCGAAAAGATCACGCTCACAGTTGAAATCATACATAGCCCACAGAGCGGAAGAGATGTATGTATACAGGTCCTTACCTCTTGGCCAAGATCGTAGGCGAAATAGATACTGGCAGTTTGTTGCTTCTGCTTCTAAAAATGATCCTTGTTCCGGCCAGATATTCGTTGAACTACATGACAGAAAATGGAGGCTGATTGATTCTGAAGAG GCTTTTGATGCTCTCTTGGCATCTTTGGATGCACGAGGAATCAGGGAATCTCATTTACGGATAATGTTGCGAAAGATTGAATCCTCCTTCAAAGAAAATGTTCGTAGGAACTTGCACTCTGCCAGGGCTATGGGCCGAAGTGGAAACTCCTCTGAGAATGAAGCTTCTGAAATTGATTCCGGTCCTGATTTTAGTGGCAGTTTTGACAGTCCTCGTAATGGGATCTGTGGGTTGAATTCTGATGCATCAGAGACATTACCTTGTTTCAAAATTCAGCTTGggagaaatgaaaatgagagaaAGTCGGCCATGAAAAGGTATCAAGATTTCCAGAGGTGGATGTGGAATGAATGTTACAATTCCTCGACTTTGTGTGCCATGAAATATGAAAAGAAGAGATGTACGCAGCTATTGGCTGTTTGTGATACTTGCCTTGGCTCTCATATGCCGGAGGATGTGCATTGTAGTTACTGCCACCAGACGTTTCGCGcctttaacaataattttaatttctatgatCATGAGATTCGGTGCAAAGAAAACAGGAAGCTAGACAACAAGGATAAACATACTCTCGATTCTTCTCTCCCCATGGGAATCAACTTACTAAAGTCCTTTTGTGCTCTAGTTGAG GTATCTATTCCGCCAGAAGCCCTTGATTCAATGTGGGCGGAGGGCCAGCGAAAGATGTGGGGCAGGAAGCTTAATGCATCTTCTTCCGCAGATGAACTCCTAAAG CTGTTGACACAGCTTGAGAGTGCCATAAAACGAGATTATTTATCGTCCAACTTTGAAACAACAAAGGAGTTATTGGGTTCTAGTCTTCAGTCGGAGAATGATTCTTCTACTGTTTCTGTGCTTCCATGGATACCCCAAACCACTCCAGCTGTAGCTTTAAGGCTTTTGGAGCTTGATTCGTCCATCATGTATGTAAAACCAGAGAAAGTCGAGCCTCCGGAGAACAGGGAAGCTAGAGCATCATATATA AAGCTTCCTTCGAGAACctctcttttcatcaagaataaAGAGCTTGGATTAAAAGAGCTAGACCAAGATGAGCCTATGAAAGAAAACTTTACCGACCTGAGTAACAGTAAACGCAGCAGCTATAAACGGGGAAGAGGCGCTCGTGAGCAAGGATCTGGTAGAAAGTGGCAGAGGAAAGGTTCTGGTTCCAAATCTGATGCCGGCAAGCAAAGTGTTAGAGAAAACAATAATTTAAGTTTCCAGCTCAAACAACAGAGCCAAAGAACTGGTCAGAGTTCTGGACATGGCCGTCGAACAGTTAGAAAGAGAGCTGAAAGTAGAGCTGCTAATAGTACAACCATGGCTCGGATGAGTGATGTGGTTAAACCAAAGGCTGATGCGATATCTGTACGAGATTTGGATGAAGAATGGAGGGCTGAAAGATTTGGGATGATGGCAACTGTAAATCCTCCTGATAGTAACAGTACGGAAGAGGAGTCAGATGACGATGGGCAAGGTGAAGGATACGGACAAGGAAACTGGGAGCTAGATCTTAATGGTGCCTCTAATGGGTGGAGTCGAGAACCGATGGAAGCTAGCTATGAAGAGGATGATGCTTATGAAGATGATAATGGCATTGAACAGGTGGTAGAAGAAGAATCCGATGGCGATTTGGAGATGAGTGATGCATCAGATGATGTCCCAAATGAAACTAGAAACGATGATGTCTTGGACTCGGCAGATTCCGAAGATTATAGTGATTAA